One stretch of Caldinitratiruptor microaerophilus DNA includes these proteins:
- a CDS encoding chemotaxis protein CheD, which translates to MASGLRTVEVRMGQFRASRDAEVALETSSLGSCVAVALYDPEARVAGLCHILLDRESRFPGGVPERCADFAIPAALAEMVTLGASPERVVAHLAGGGNMFRGVTDPVYDVGSWNVAAAKEVLEALGIPVVTEDVGGSSPRRLRIEVATGHTSVHFPAGRGGA; encoded by the coding sequence GTGGCGAGCGGGTTACGCACCGTCGAGGTGCGCATGGGTCAATTCCGCGCCAGCCGGGATGCGGAAGTGGCGTTGGAAACCAGCAGTCTGGGCTCGTGCGTCGCCGTGGCCCTCTACGATCCAGAAGCGCGCGTAGCGGGGCTGTGCCACATCCTCCTGGATCGCGAGAGCCGGTTTCCTGGCGGGGTGCCGGAACGGTGCGCCGATTTCGCGATCCCAGCCGCCTTGGCCGAGATGGTAACGCTGGGAGCCTCGCCCGAGCGCGTCGTGGCTCATCTGGCCGGTGGAGGGAACATGTTCCGGGGTGTCACCGACCCGGTCTATGATGTCGGATCGTGGAATGTCGCTGCGGCTAAGGAGGTTCTTGAAGCACTCGGCATCCCGGTGGTGACCGAGGACGTGGGGGGGTCCAGCCCCAGGCGCTTGCGCATCGAGGTGGCCACTGGCCATACATCGGTCCACTTCCCTGCGGGCCGTGGTGGGGCATGA
- a CDS encoding protein-glutamate methylesterase/protein-glutamine glutaminase, with protein MTGPSRVRVLIVDDSAFSRRILRDILVRHGCEVVGMARDGAEAVEMVLGLRPDVVTLDVDMPRQDGLTTLKTIMARCPTPVVMVSARTQEAAPITLACLEAGAVDCIPKLSGSQGLDLRDQERDLAARVIAAARARLRRGGTSVPGSAGRPPRRPADPAALPGVRRCVALGASTGGPRNVVEMLARLPADLPAPVVYVQHMPAQFIRSYAARIDQVCPLRCKVAEDGEELLPGTIYLAPGDVHLVVIPPLRAGGWPRVKLTAEPANALFRPSVDVMMTSVARVYGTGAVGVLMTGMGRDGAAGMKAIRLAGGHTIAESEETAVIFGMPAAAIEEAAAEVVLPHYQIAEAIVEGVTSRR; from the coding sequence GTGACCGGGCCGAGCCGGGTTCGGGTCCTGATCGTGGATGACTCGGCTTTCTCCCGGCGCATCTTGCGGGACATACTGGTTCGCCACGGCTGCGAAGTGGTGGGAATGGCCCGCGACGGGGCAGAGGCCGTGGAGATGGTTCTGGGCCTGCGCCCAGACGTGGTCACCCTGGATGTGGACATGCCCCGTCAGGACGGGCTGACCACGCTCAAGACCATCATGGCTCGCTGCCCGACGCCGGTCGTGATGGTGAGTGCCCGTACCCAGGAGGCCGCCCCCATCACCCTGGCCTGCCTGGAGGCCGGTGCGGTGGACTGCATTCCCAAGTTAAGCGGGAGCCAAGGGTTGGACCTGCGGGATCAGGAGCGAGACCTGGCCGCCCGGGTCATCGCGGCGGCCCGCGCCCGCCTGCGGCGAGGAGGGACTTCCGTGCCGGGGTCGGCGGGGCGCCCCCCGCGTCGCCCTGCCGACCCGGCCGCCCTGCCGGGGGTACGGCGGTGTGTGGCGCTGGGAGCCTCGACCGGTGGCCCGCGCAACGTGGTGGAGATGCTGGCCCGGCTTCCGGCCGACTTGCCAGCCCCGGTGGTGTATGTGCAGCACATGCCCGCGCAGTTCATTCGGAGCTATGCGGCCCGCATCGATCAGGTTTGTCCCCTGCGCTGCAAGGTGGCGGAAGACGGGGAAGAACTGCTGCCCGGTACCATTTACCTGGCCCCCGGTGACGTGCACCTCGTGGTCATTCCACCGCTGCGGGCCGGGGGGTGGCCGCGGGTCAAACTCACCGCGGAGCCGGCCAACGCGCTGTTCCGCCCCTCCGTGGATGTGATGATGACGTCCGTAGCCCGCGTGTACGGCACCGGCGCGGTGGGGGTGCTGATGACGGGCATGGGGCGTGACGGAGCGGCTGGCATGAAGGCCATTCGTCTGGCAGGCGGGCACACCATCGCCGAGTCAGAGGAGACAGCCGTCATCTTCGGTATGCCGGCGGCGGCCATCGAAGAAGCGGCTGCCGAGGTCGTCCTGCCTCATTACCAGATCGCCGAGGCCATAGTCGAAGGGGTAACCAGTCGCCGATGA
- a CDS encoding methyl-accepting chemotaxis protein has product MMAVQVRTVNGVGAKQAAGQDQRRERDQRRRAAAAQRLAAATAELASGVQQAKAATESLDSLMQGIASAAQEAASAAHQSLKNAQVVETNAVEAGRAAEASLRRMEALRDVVADTTRDIQKLIEGVNAAAETNLKSAENITELERQSAEIGQIVQTVEAIADQTNLLAFNAAIEAARAGKHGLGFAVVADEVRTLAETSASAAKEIKELIATIQEDVRRVTEDVTQIGRAAAAEVEKGKAIAESLDVIANSMAHVMDGFQQVNDQSAQAAKAAAEMRQGAQQISGAAEQASTATRQAAQAVAEQNKALGEISSAADDLAQMADELKHTSEGGKAGQEVASAAAELSATIQQSNSAAQQIMASLQQINSAAQQQSSAAQQALAGARQIEANARVILDNARASEEDVRKLSDLLAKNKVDVDNFIAAINRAAEENLKAAGNIKTLQDRARKIDKIVDTIVNVTIQTNLLALNGAIEAARAGKHGKGFAVVAGDVRSLARESAEAADKIKTVVRDIQDQILVVARDIEEAGVAARRQVEDAKRTTTSLQTIERDMKVVYEGVQAITAQAETSLTNVQEALAAVGQIAKAAENIAQNTSEASKAAEENARGMAELARAVEEISNTAEQLYQG; this is encoded by the coding sequence ATGATGGCGGTTCAAGTACGCACCGTGAACGGGGTAGGCGCCAAACAGGCTGCGGGCCAGGACCAGCGCAGGGAACGCGATCAGCGCCGTCGCGCGGCGGCCGCCCAGCGGTTGGCGGCGGCCACCGCCGAGCTGGCCAGCGGTGTCCAGCAGGCGAAGGCGGCCACGGAATCCCTGGACTCTCTCATGCAGGGCATCGCTTCTGCCGCACAGGAAGCGGCGAGCGCGGCCCACCAAAGCCTGAAGAACGCCCAGGTGGTGGAGACGAACGCTGTCGAGGCCGGCAGGGCCGCCGAAGCTTCCTTGCGCCGGATGGAAGCGCTACGTGACGTGGTGGCAGACACGACTCGCGACATCCAGAAGCTCATCGAGGGCGTCAACGCCGCAGCGGAGACCAACCTGAAGTCGGCGGAGAACATCACGGAGCTGGAACGGCAGTCCGCGGAGATCGGCCAGATCGTGCAGACGGTGGAAGCCATCGCAGACCAGACGAACCTCCTCGCCTTCAACGCGGCCATCGAGGCGGCGCGCGCGGGCAAGCACGGTTTGGGGTTCGCCGTGGTGGCTGACGAGGTCCGCACCCTGGCTGAGACGTCGGCCTCGGCGGCCAAGGAGATCAAGGAACTGATCGCCACCATCCAGGAAGACGTGCGCCGGGTGACCGAAGACGTCACCCAGATCGGCCGGGCAGCCGCTGCCGAGGTGGAAAAGGGAAAGGCCATCGCCGAAAGCCTCGACGTGATCGCCAACAGCATGGCCCATGTCATGGACGGTTTCCAGCAGGTCAACGACCAGTCGGCGCAGGCGGCCAAGGCGGCTGCTGAGATGCGCCAAGGCGCGCAACAAATCAGCGGTGCCGCCGAACAGGCCAGCACCGCCACCCGGCAGGCAGCGCAGGCGGTGGCCGAACAGAACAAGGCGCTGGGGGAGATCAGTTCGGCAGCCGATGACCTGGCCCAGATGGCGGACGAGCTCAAGCACACGAGCGAGGGCGGGAAGGCCGGCCAGGAGGTGGCCAGTGCCGCTGCCGAGCTGAGCGCCACCATCCAGCAGTCCAACAGCGCCGCACAGCAGATCATGGCGTCCCTTCAGCAGATCAACTCTGCGGCGCAGCAGCAGTCCTCAGCGGCACAGCAGGCCTTGGCCGGGGCCCGCCAGATCGAAGCGAACGCCCGGGTCATCCTCGACAACGCCCGGGCTTCCGAAGAAGACGTGCGCAAGCTGTCGGACCTCCTGGCGAAGAACAAGGTGGACGTGGACAACTTCATCGCCGCGATCAATCGAGCCGCTGAAGAAAACCTCAAGGCGGCCGGCAATATCAAGACGCTCCAGGACCGGGCGCGCAAGATCGACAAGATCGTGGACACCATCGTCAACGTGACGATCCAGACGAACCTGCTGGCGCTCAACGGCGCCATCGAGGCGGCGCGTGCCGGCAAGCACGGCAAGGGGTTCGCCGTCGTCGCGGGGGACGTGCGTTCCCTGGCCCGGGAATCGGCCGAGGCGGCGGACAAGATCAAGACAGTGGTGCGGGACATTCAAGACCAGATCCTGGTAGTGGCGCGCGACATCGAGGAAGCGGGTGTTGCCGCCCGGCGCCAGGTGGAGGACGCCAAGCGGACCACCACGAGCCTCCAGACGATCGAACGGGACATGAAGGTCGTGTACGAGGGCGTACAGGCTATCACCGCTCAGGCGGAAACGTCGCTGACCAACGTGCAGGAGGCGTTGGCAGCCGTGGGTCAGATCGCCAAGGCGGCGGAGAACATCGCCCAGAACACGTCCGAGGCTTCGAAGGCGGCGGAGGAAAACGCCCGCGGAATGGCCGAGCTGGCTCGGGCTGTGGAAGAGATCAGTAACACCGCTGAGCAACTTTACCAGGGATGA
- a CDS encoding chemotaxis protein CheW, with the protein MTDLRNRAQAAVVDQEDGELLADEVQLVTFKVDNEEYGVDIMQVQEIIRVGNIVRVPGAPPFVEGIMDLRGKVLPVVDLRRRFHLESREHDATSRIVVINLADMTLGLIVDSITEVLRLPNSAIEPPPRIVAGIDARFLKGIGRVDKRLLILLDLDRIFSEEEIAGIGRMAEAAVQEA; encoded by the coding sequence ATGACGGATCTCCGGAACCGGGCTCAGGCGGCCGTTGTGGACCAGGAAGACGGCGAGTTGCTTGCCGACGAGGTACAGTTGGTGACCTTCAAGGTGGACAACGAGGAGTATGGCGTGGACATCATGCAGGTCCAGGAGATCATCCGCGTGGGCAACATCGTCCGCGTGCCGGGTGCTCCCCCCTTCGTCGAGGGCATCATGGATCTGCGGGGCAAGGTGCTGCCGGTCGTGGACCTACGCCGCCGGTTCCACCTGGAGTCTCGGGAGCACGACGCCACGAGCCGTATCGTGGTGATCAACCTCGCCGACATGACCCTGGGGCTGATCGTGGACTCCATCACCGAGGTGCTGCGGCTGCCCAACAGCGCGATCGAACCGCCACCCCGGATCGTGGCGGGCATCGATGCCCGGTTTCTCAAGGGGATCGGCCGTGTGGACAAGCGACTGCTCATTCTGTTGGACCTGGACCGCATCTTCTCTGAAGAAGAGATCGCGGGCATCGGTCGGATGGCTGAGGCCGCCGTTCAGGAGGCGTGA
- a CDS encoding cation transporter translates to MASVTLTIRGMTCQHCVMAVKRALKSVAGVDGATVEIGKAVVSYDPAKAGIEEMKKAIAEEGYEVVGAQA, encoded by the coding sequence ATGGCGAGCGTCACCCTGACCATCCGGGGCATGACCTGCCAGCACTGCGTCATGGCGGTCAAGCGGGCCCTGAAGTCTGTCGCCGGTGTGGACGGCGCGACGGTGGAGATCGGCAAGGCGGTGGTGTCGTACGACCCCGCGAAGGCCGGCATCGAGGAAATGAAGAAGGCCATCGCGGAGGAAGGTTACGAGGTCGTCGGGGCCCAGGCCTGA
- a CDS encoding chemotaxis protein CheA, whose product MGIEVTFASGVSFRGIRANQIYSVVLELGEITAFRPNFVIADDGELTRFWLAVRTNAPWERIEAAVRQAVAPGELDAVREVPPEAVLSPSKSAALPGPTPQGGERGRDATEQAADLAADQRTIRVDLERLEALSNLVGELAVEKAHLVNLATRLEAICTEGEGRRLTQELRRSVGKLSAVSGQLQELSTELRMVPVGTMFRRFTRLVRELAAATGKPLTLRREGEDTMLDKAIVEEMVAPLLHLVRNAADHGIEPPDERRRAGKPETGTITLRAFDQGDEVLIEVEDDGRGMDVTRIRAKAVEKGLIAPEALTALTDQEVLQLVFQPGFSTTSEVTDISGRGVGMDVVKASVEQLRGSVHLHSVAGRGTRVTIRLPLTVSILQVMLAQVGDQTVAVPMSSLTGLVRITAENRVLWGAALRYQDRLVPLVELARLWWQEEGTGASALLVRADGQELALLVDQPLGLGDVVVKPLGDYVGRLPGVAGAAILADGRVALVLDPSTLLPQRTQTRGAVEVGTPVSA is encoded by the coding sequence GTGGGGATCGAAGTGACCTTCGCGAGCGGCGTGTCATTCCGCGGTATCCGCGCCAACCAGATCTACTCCGTGGTTCTGGAACTGGGCGAGATCACCGCGTTCCGGCCCAATTTCGTGATCGCGGATGACGGGGAGTTGACTCGCTTCTGGCTGGCGGTGCGTACGAATGCGCCGTGGGAACGCATAGAGGCGGCGGTTCGGCAAGCGGTGGCGCCAGGGGAACTGGACGCCGTGCGGGAGGTGCCGCCGGAGGCGGTGCTCAGCCCGTCGAAGTCGGCAGCTTTGCCCGGGCCGACTCCGCAAGGCGGGGAGAGGGGCCGTGACGCTACGGAACAGGCCGCTGACCTTGCTGCCGACCAGCGCACCATTCGGGTGGACCTGGAGCGACTGGAGGCGCTGAGCAACCTCGTGGGTGAACTGGCGGTAGAAAAGGCACACCTAGTCAACCTGGCGACTCGCCTGGAAGCGATCTGTACGGAAGGGGAGGGCCGCCGGCTGACTCAGGAGCTCCGCCGTTCGGTTGGCAAGCTGTCGGCCGTATCCGGCCAGCTCCAAGAGTTGTCCACCGAACTGCGCATGGTGCCCGTGGGCACGATGTTCCGGCGGTTCACCCGGTTGGTGCGTGAGCTCGCAGCTGCAACCGGCAAGCCGCTCACCCTCCGTCGTGAGGGTGAGGACACCATGCTGGACAAGGCGATCGTCGAGGAGATGGTTGCACCGCTCCTCCACCTCGTCCGCAACGCGGCCGATCACGGCATCGAACCTCCAGACGAACGCCGCCGGGCTGGCAAACCAGAAACGGGCACCATCACGCTCCGGGCGTTCGACCAGGGCGACGAGGTGCTCATCGAGGTGGAGGACGACGGCCGGGGGATGGACGTGACACGCATCCGTGCCAAGGCAGTGGAGAAGGGGCTCATCGCTCCGGAAGCTCTGACGGCCTTGACCGACCAGGAAGTCCTCCAACTCGTGTTTCAGCCAGGGTTCTCCACGACCTCCGAGGTGACCGACATCTCCGGCCGCGGCGTCGGCATGGACGTCGTGAAGGCCAGCGTGGAGCAGCTGCGGGGGAGCGTGCACCTGCACAGCGTTGCCGGCCGGGGGACGCGCGTCACGATTCGCCTGCCGCTGACCGTATCCATCCTCCAGGTCATGCTGGCCCAGGTGGGCGACCAGACCGTGGCGGTGCCCATGTCCAGTCTGACCGGCCTGGTGCGCATCACCGCAGAAAACCGCGTGCTGTGGGGGGCCGCCCTGCGCTACCAAGACCGCCTGGTGCCGCTGGTCGAACTGGCGCGCCTGTGGTGGCAGGAAGAAGGCACCGGCGCCAGCGCCCTGTTGGTGCGAGCCGACGGGCAGGAGCTTGCCCTCCTGGTGGACCAGCCCCTGGGGCTGGGCGATGTGGTGGTGAAGCCCCTGGGAGACTACGTGGGCCGGTTGCCGGGGGTTGCCGGTGCAGCCATCCTGGCCGACGGCAGGGTGGCGCTGGTGCTCGATCCCTCTACCCTCCTACCTCAGCGGACGCAAACGAGGGGAGCCGTCGAAGTTGGAACTCCGGTCTCTGCTTGA
- a CDS encoding dipeptidase: MAYSAFGPIVDAHADTILDVAAGNRRLGERADRGHVDLPRLEEAGVGVQVFAHFIEPQYKPHAALARFMELYDVFLGEVAACGERMRLVTSTDELDAALAAGKVAAVVGIEGGEVLQGRIGVLRLLHRLGVRLIGLTWNDRNELADGVGDARSGGGLSELGARVVREMNRLGMVVDVSHLSEAGFYDVLEVSSQPVVASHSNARALCGHRRNLTDGQIRALAQKGGVMGINFYARFLRDEGPATVEDVVGHIEHVAGLVGPEHVGLGSDYDGIEEPPVGLEDVSRLPALVEALLRRNWKETHLRLVLGGNFLRVFRQVWQAGQGPYPAPVEDERIGGVHPPGRRSSRHGGKTSPRTAQG; encoded by the coding sequence GTGGCGTACTCCGCCTTCGGGCCCATCGTGGATGCCCACGCCGACACGATCCTGGACGTGGCCGCCGGCAACCGGCGGCTGGGCGAGCGGGCGGATCGTGGACACGTCGACCTGCCCCGGCTCGAGGAAGCCGGGGTGGGGGTGCAGGTGTTCGCGCACTTCATCGAGCCCCAGTACAAGCCCCACGCGGCCCTCGCCCGGTTCATGGAGCTCTACGACGTGTTCCTGGGGGAGGTGGCCGCCTGCGGGGAGCGCATGCGCCTGGTGACCTCGACGGACGAGCTCGACGCTGCCCTGGCGGCAGGCAAGGTGGCGGCCGTGGTCGGGATCGAGGGGGGCGAGGTCCTGCAGGGGCGGATCGGCGTGCTGCGGCTCCTGCACCGCCTGGGCGTGCGCCTGATCGGCCTCACCTGGAACGACCGCAACGAACTGGCCGACGGGGTGGGCGACGCCCGCAGCGGCGGCGGACTGTCCGAACTCGGCGCCCGGGTCGTGCGGGAGATGAACCGCCTGGGCATGGTGGTCGACGTGAGCCACCTGTCGGAAGCGGGCTTCTATGACGTCCTGGAGGTCTCGTCGCAGCCGGTCGTGGCCTCGCACTCGAATGCGAGGGCGCTGTGCGGCCACCGCCGCAACCTCACCGACGGCCAGATCCGGGCGCTGGCGCAGAAGGGCGGCGTCATGGGCATCAACTTCTACGCCCGGTTCCTGCGCGACGAGGGGCCGGCGACCGTCGAGGACGTCGTCGGCCACATCGAGCACGTGGCCGGGCTGGTGGGGCCGGAGCACGTGGGGCTCGGCTCGGACTACGACGGCATCGAGGAGCCGCCGGTGGGCCTGGAGGACGTCAGCCGGCTCCCGGCCCTGGTGGAGGCGCTCCTGCGCCGGAACTGGAAGGAGACGCACCTGCGCCTCGTGCTCGGGGGCAACTTCCTGCGGGTCTTCCGCCAGGTGTGGCAGGCGGGCCAGGGCCCGTACCCGGCGCCGGTGGAAGACGAGCGCATCGGTGGGGTCCACCCCCCGGGCCGGCGATCCTCCCGGCACGGCGGGAAGACCTCGCCGCGGACTGCGCAAGGGTAG
- a CDS encoding methyl-accepting chemotaxis protein, whose protein sequence is MKIGTKILSGFLAIVILLGVVAAVGYVGLKDVEAEFTELTERIDEAMNQTRRIQAWQAEIGRVIAAYAITGDPKYKNDYEEARGKLTDAFQQIQALAESETAREKVRQVEAGLTSVLAMAESVMARTSFTAEEAQQVVVEFREPRSALDAATEDLINYYKSRVAEVRASAKAVAARSIRISVIVAIAAAAAGTGMALFLARAISRPVVAVAGAARRMADGDLTIEQLRVRSRDEIGEMAQAFNGMVQGLRQLIGGVAGSAQALLAASEELSAAAEQSAQSSQGTAQAVGQVASGATEQARASDEVRRTVEQLQQTIQQIASGAQQTAGEVQNAAQVLGEAVRALETMAADATGVAEGAAHAATVARDGARVVGQTVEGIGRIRSAVDESASRMRNLEELSNKIGEITRVISEIAEQTNLLALNAAIEAARAGEHGRGFAVVADEVRRLAERSATSAKEIADLIQNIQARTAEAVKAMEAATAEAEGGSQRAAEAGRALQTLLETVERVTRDVQAIAQKAAEVRTGTQRVVKAFEAVAAVTEENTAATEEMAAGAAQVTKSVEEIASISQENAAAAEEVSSAVEELNATAEEVASSAQSLAQIAQELQQQVARFQV, encoded by the coding sequence GTGAAGATCGGGACCAAGATCCTGAGCGGCTTTCTGGCGATCGTCATTCTCCTGGGCGTTGTGGCCGCCGTCGGGTACGTGGGCCTCAAGGACGTCGAGGCTGAGTTCACTGAGCTGACCGAGCGGATTGACGAGGCCATGAACCAGACGCGCCGGATTCAGGCCTGGCAGGCGGAAATCGGCCGCGTGATCGCTGCCTACGCCATCACCGGGGACCCGAAGTACAAGAACGACTACGAGGAGGCAAGGGGCAAGCTCACGGATGCCTTTCAGCAGATCCAGGCCCTTGCCGAGTCGGAGACCGCCAGGGAGAAAGTCCGGCAAGTCGAAGCGGGCCTCACTTCCGTGCTTGCGATGGCGGAAAGCGTGATGGCCCGCACGAGCTTCACGGCGGAAGAGGCCCAACAGGTCGTCGTCGAGTTCCGTGAGCCGCGCAGCGCACTCGATGCAGCTACCGAGGATCTCATCAACTACTACAAGAGCCGGGTCGCCGAGGTTCGCGCCTCGGCCAAGGCGGTCGCAGCCCGGTCGATCCGCATCAGCGTCATCGTGGCCATCGCGGCCGCGGCGGCCGGTACCGGGATGGCCCTCTTCCTGGCCCGGGCGATCTCGCGCCCCGTGGTCGCGGTGGCTGGCGCCGCGCGCCGCATGGCAGACGGCGATCTCACCATCGAGCAGCTGCGCGTGCGTTCCCGGGACGAGATCGGCGAGATGGCCCAGGCGTTCAACGGGATGGTGCAAGGCTTGCGGCAGCTCATCGGGGGTGTCGCCGGATCGGCTCAGGCCCTCCTGGCCGCGTCTGAGGAGCTGTCCGCCGCTGCGGAGCAGTCGGCTCAGTCCAGTCAGGGTACGGCGCAGGCGGTGGGCCAGGTGGCCAGCGGCGCCACGGAGCAGGCCCGGGCGTCGGACGAGGTGCGGCGGACCGTCGAGCAGCTCCAGCAGACGATCCAGCAGATCGCCTCCGGGGCGCAGCAGACGGCCGGCGAGGTCCAGAACGCGGCCCAGGTGCTGGGAGAGGCGGTGCGGGCTCTGGAGACCATGGCCGCCGACGCGACCGGCGTGGCCGAAGGGGCGGCTCATGCGGCCACGGTGGCCCGCGACGGCGCCCGGGTGGTGGGCCAGACGGTCGAGGGGATCGGGCGGATCCGTAGCGCCGTCGACGAGTCCGCGAGCCGGATGCGGAACCTGGAGGAACTGTCGAACAAGATCGGGGAGATCACCCGGGTGATCTCGGAGATTGCGGAGCAGACGAACCTGCTGGCGCTGAATGCGGCCATCGAGGCGGCCCGGGCGGGGGAGCACGGGCGGGGGTTCGCGGTGGTGGCGGACGAGGTGCGGCGGCTGGCGGAGCGGTCGGCGACCTCGGCCAAAGAGATCGCGGACCTGATCCAGAACATCCAGGCCCGCACGGCGGAGGCCGTGAAGGCGATGGAGGCGGCGACGGCCGAGGCAGAGGGAGGCAGCCAGCGGGCGGCGGAGGCCGGCCGGGCGCTGCAAACCCTGCTGGAGACGGTCGAGCGCGTGACCCGGGACGTGCAGGCGATCGCGCAGAAAGCCGCCGAGGTGCGGACGGGGACCCAGCGCGTGGTGAAGGCGTTCGAGGCGGTGGCGGCGGTGACGGAGGAGAACACGGCGGCGACGGAGGAGATGGCGGCTGGGGCGGCGCAGGTGACGAAGTCGGTGGAGGAGATCGCGTCGATCTCGCAGGAGAACGCCGCTGCGGCGGAAGAGGTGTCGTCGGCGGTGGAGGAACTGAACGCGACGGCGGAGGAGGTGGCGTCGTCGGCGCAGAGCCTGGCGCAGATCGCGCAGGAGCTGCAGCAGCAGGTGGCCCGGTTCCAGGTGTGA
- the glyS gene encoding glycine--tRNA ligase subunit beta, whose amino-acid sequence MAEETRDLLLEIGVEELPARECPPALEQLGAKAAAMLEEARLHHGSIDTFGTPRRLVLLVRDVALRQEDRQTLVRGPSARAAFDAEGRPTKAAEGFARSQGVAVADLVVRPDEKGGEYVYAVRREEGQSVAVVLPPLLERLILSLEFSRSMRWGDRSIRFARPIRWVLALLGNARVPLRLDGLESVATTRGHRTLGQAEPVTVGSVQDYFAKVAQQYVMVDPVIRRRHIWHQVQSLARDLGGFTPEDPDLLDEVNWLVEQPTAFAGSFDPAYLALPPEVLVTVMRHHQRYFPVWKREGELLPHFIAVRNGGEEFLDNVRAGNEKVLRARLADARFFFEEDRRRTLESRLDDLRKMVFQEGLGTLHDKAERLARLAGILSDAAGLPAADRERAVTAARLAKCDLATHMVYEFPELQGVMGREYARLEALDPAVATALYEHYLPRGAGDALPGTAVGAVVGVADRLDTLAGFFCLGLMPTGSQDPYALRRAAQGVVAILAGLALPIDLVRAVDAALAGYGQFDGPTRARARGDLLEFLRTRLEALLRERGHRHDVAQAVLDAGYGNVPDALRRADALSRSLEEPDFAAVTGAFKRVANLAAKGAEEGAVRPEDPVRPELFREEAERALWEAFGGLREAAEAALARHDYEGFYRVATQLKGPVDAFLDRVLVMADDPAIRANRLALLREIAGLLTRPAALGRLATG is encoded by the coding sequence ATGGCGGAGGAGACCCGGGACCTGCTCCTGGAGATCGGGGTGGAGGAACTGCCGGCGCGGGAGTGCCCGCCGGCGCTGGAGCAGCTCGGCGCGAAGGCCGCGGCCATGCTCGAGGAGGCCCGCCTCCACCACGGGTCGATCGACACGTTCGGCACCCCGCGCCGGCTCGTGCTCCTGGTCCGGGACGTGGCTCTCCGGCAGGAGGACCGGCAGACCCTCGTCCGCGGACCCTCCGCGCGGGCCGCCTTCGACGCCGAGGGCCGGCCCACGAAGGCCGCCGAGGGGTTCGCCCGCAGCCAGGGCGTCGCCGTCGCCGACCTGGTGGTGCGCCCGGACGAGAAGGGCGGCGAGTACGTGTACGCGGTGCGGCGGGAAGAGGGCCAGTCGGTGGCGGTCGTGCTCCCGCCGCTTCTGGAGCGGCTCATCCTGAGCCTGGAGTTCTCCCGGTCGATGCGGTGGGGGGACCGCTCGATCCGCTTCGCCCGGCCGATCCGCTGGGTGCTGGCGCTCCTCGGCAACGCCCGGGTGCCCCTGCGCCTGGACGGGCTGGAGTCCGTCGCCACCACCCGGGGCCACCGGACGCTCGGCCAGGCCGAGCCCGTCACGGTGGGCAGCGTCCAGGACTACTTCGCCAAGGTCGCGCAGCAGTACGTGATGGTCGACCCGGTCATCCGCCGGCGTCACATCTGGCATCAGGTCCAGAGCCTGGCCCGCGACCTCGGCGGCTTCACCCCGGAGGATCCGGACCTGCTCGACGAAGTGAACTGGCTGGTGGAGCAGCCGACCGCCTTCGCCGGCTCCTTCGACCCGGCGTACCTGGCGCTGCCTCCCGAGGTACTGGTCACCGTCATGCGCCACCACCAGCGGTACTTCCCGGTGTGGAAGCGGGAGGGTGAGCTGCTGCCGCACTTCATCGCCGTCCGGAACGGCGGCGAGGAGTTCCTCGACAACGTGCGGGCGGGGAACGAGAAGGTGCTCCGGGCCCGTCTGGCCGACGCCCGCTTCTTCTTCGAGGAGGACCGCCGCCGCACCCTGGAGAGCCGCCTGGACGACCTGCGCAAGATGGTCTTCCAGGAGGGCCTCGGGACCCTCCACGACAAGGCCGAACGCCTTGCCCGCCTTGCGGGGATCCTGTCGGATGCAGCCGGCCTGCCCGCCGCCGACCGGGAGCGGGCCGTCACCGCCGCCCGGCTGGCCAAGTGTGACCTGGCCACCCACATGGTGTACGAGTTCCCCGAGCTCCAGGGCGTGATGGGCCGGGAGTATGCCCGCCTGGAGGCACTCGACCCGGCGGTGGCGACCGCGCTCTACGAGCACTACCTGCCCCGCGGCGCCGGCGACGCGCTGCCCGGCACCGCCGTGGGGGCCGTGGTGGGGGTGGCGGACCGCCTCGACACCCTGGCCGGGTTCTTCTGCCTCGGCCTCATGCCCACCGGCTCGCAGGACCCCTACGCCCTGCGCCGGGCGGCACAGGGGGTGGTGGCCATCCTGGCCGGGCTGGCGCTGCCGATCGACCTGGTCCGCGCGGTGGACGCCGCCCTCGCCGGGTACGGGCAGTTCGACGGGCCGACCCGGGCCCGGGCCCGGGGCGACCTGCTCGAGTTCCTCCGGACCCGCCTGGAGGCCCTCCTGCGCGAGCGCGGGCACCGGCACGACGTGGCCCAGGCCGTGCTCGACGCCGGCTACGGCAACGTCCCGGACGCCCTGAGGCGCGCGGACGCCCTCAGCCGGAGCCTGGAAGAGCCGGATTTCGCCGCCGTCACGGGAGCCTTCAAGCGGGTGGCGAACCTGGCAGCCAAGGGCGCCGAGGAAGGCGCCGTGCGGCCGGAAGACCCCGTGCGGCCGGAGCTGTTCCGGGAGGAGGCGGAGCGGGCCCTGTGGGAGGCCTTCGGGGGCCTGAGGGAGGCCGCCGAGGCGGCCCTGGCCCGGCACGACTACGAGGGGTTCTACCGGGTCGCCACCCAGCTCAAGGGGCCGGTGGACGCCTTCCTCGACCGGGTCCTCGTCATGGCGGACGACCCGGCGATCCGGGCGAACCGCCTCGCCCTGCTGCGGGAGATCGCCGGGCTTCTCACCCGGCCGGCAGCTCTGGGCCGGCTGGCGACGGGGTAG